The following coding sequences are from one Equus caballus isolate H_3958 breed thoroughbred chromosome 27, TB-T2T, whole genome shotgun sequence window:
- the DEFB4B gene encoding beta-defensin 4B precursor produces MRILHFLLAFLIVFLLPVPGFTAGIETSFSCSQNGGFCISPKCLPGSKQIGTCILPGSKCCRKK; encoded by the exons ATGAGGatccttcattttctccttgccttcctcattgTCTTCCTGTTGCCTGTTCCAG gttttACTGCAGGCATAGAAACTTCGTTCAGTTGCTCTCAGAATGGAGGCTTCTGCATATCCCCTAAGTGCCTTCCAGGGTCAAAACAGATCGGCACTTGTATCTTGCCTGGGTCAAAATGCTGCAGAAAGAAGTAA